DNA sequence from the Armatimonadota bacterium genome:
GCCGCTGAGTAGCGGGCCGGAATGAACGCGTCACATGCGCCCGGACGCTTGGGACGGTGGTTATGGATGCTCGTGCTCGCCTGCGCCGTGAGCGCTCATGCGACGCAGCAGCCGACGCCCGGCGCAATGAAGATATCCGACCTCGTCACCGAAGCTCTCGCTCAAGCGCCCGAGCCGCGGGAATATCGCTATGCTTTTCTGGCGGGAGTCACGCGGCTCGAACCGGAGCGCCCCACGGCCTCTCCCAGCCTGCGGGCCGACCTGCGCGGCGGTATCCAAACGCCTTCACTCCACTTTCCGCGTCCGGACGAGGCGCCGGCCACGGTTCTCTCCTCCGACGCCAGCAGCTTCAGTCTCACCTACCGGCAGCCGGTCTATCGCGCTGGACTGCGCCCGGCCGCGGCACGGTACCGAGCTGATGAAATGGTGCTGCAGCTGGAGTACCGTCAGGCCTTGCTGGATTTTGCCTGGAGCGTGAGATCCGCATGCATCGGCCGCCTGGAGGCGGACGACGCGCTGGCGGTTGCTGAAGACTCTTTGGAGGGCGCTAAACGGTACGAGAAGCTGGTGCACGGACAGATTGCGGCCGGAGCCGCCCGGCCGATTGACGCTCAAACGGCGGCGGCTCAAACTGCCGAGGCCCGTTCGGCTCTGGAGAGCGCCAGATCGGCTGCGCTGCTGGCACGCCTGAATCTGAACCGGCTTCTTGGCCGGCCAATCTCCAGCGCGAGCCGTATACTGCCACCGCAGCCGGTTGGCGCCCCGCCTTCCGAACCCGACGACGCCATAAAGATGGGTGAAAGCAGCAGCACCGAACTGGCCATTCTGAACTGCGAAATCACCGCTGCGCGCGCCGGGGAGAGCCTTGCACATCTCCAGGCGGCGCCGGCGCTGGATTTTGAGGCCCGGGTTGTGGAGCAGGCGCCAACCGCGTTGGCGCCTGAGAACTACGCCGCCGCTTTCCTGGAGCTATCGGCGCCGCTGCTTGGCGGCAGCGCCGCGCGAAGCGATGCAAAGGCGGCACGGGAGGAAGCCGGCCGCCTGGCTGCAGCCCGGGACGCTGCGTTGGCCGGAGTGGCCGTTGACATAACCTCGGCGTGGCGCCGCTATGTGGAAGCATGGGCGCAGCAGGACCTGGCTAAACGCAGGCAGTCGGCGGCCGACGCGGAACTGAAGCTGGATGAAGCTGCTTACGCCATCGGGCGCTCCTCGGCTGTAGATGTTGAATCGGCGCGGCGCGAGGCGCGCAGGGCGGCTATGCAGACGGTGCAGGCTCGATGGCAGGTTGTGCGCGCAAACTGGGATTTGGCGTACCACGAGGGCGCCGCGAGCGCCGCGATCGACCGATTGGCGCCGGCTGACGCCCCAGGCCGATGAAACGCTCCTCCACTGTCGCCCTGATCAGCGCCCTTGCGGTGGCGCTCTCCGGCGCAGCCTGTCAGCGGCGAGATGCTGCCACGCAACCTCCCGCTTCGCCCGCTTCGTCACACCCGCTCCGGCTGCAGGAAAGCCCCACCCTGCCAACGCAGCCAATGCCGTCATTGGAGGCCGGCGCGGTGACGCTGGTCGGCATCGTTCAGCCGCAGCGTCAGGCCCAGATCAGTCTGCCGGCGCCGGCACGGGTTGTGCAGGTGCTGGTGTCGGCCGGAGATAGCGTGCGGCAGGGATCCCTGCTGGCGCAAATCGACTCTTCCGCTGCGCTCGCGCAGCTCAACTCAGCCCGAGCCGCCGCCGACTCCGCCCGTGCGGCGTGGCGGAAAGCCGCGGCCGGGGCGGCGGCCGAGAACAACCGGGCCGTACGAGCGGTGCAGCAGGCAAACGACGCCGCTGCCGAGGCCGCACTCGGCCAGCGCAAGGCGGCGCTCGCCGCCAACGCAGCGCTGCTCGATCAGCAGCAGGAGACTGCGGCCGCACGGGAAGGTTTGGCTAAAGCGAACGTCGCCGTGACTGCGGCGCACCACGAAGTCAATCAACTGCAACAATTGGCCGGCCTGGGCGGCGTTTCCCGCAACGATCTTGAAGCAGCTCAGGCAAAGCTGCAGGCCGCACTGGCCAATCGCGCGGCGGCGCGAATCGCCGTTGCACGCGCCATGGCGGGCGCCCCACGCGTACCCGGCGGCTATCCCGCCGCCATCGCACAAACCGCTTTGGCGCTCGCCCGTAGGCAGACCGCTACCGCGCGGCAGGCTGTTCAACAGGCCGAGGCGCAGCGGGCATCGGCATCTGAGACCGGCGCGGCCGACGTCAGCGCCGCTGCAGCGCAGATGCGCCAGGCCGATGCCGGAGTTCAGGCTGCAGAGGCGCAGCTGAACCAGACCGACCTTCGATCGCCGATCGCAGGCGTGGTAACGGTAGTGGCCGTGCATGCCGGCGAGACGCCGCAACCCGGTACGCCGATTATCAGCGTGGAGTCGCCGAGCGGCGCAGACCTGCTCGCGCTTGTGCCGGCCCGGCAGATGTCCCTGCTCCATACCGGCATGTCGGCCGTGGTTCAGGTGGAAACGGAACCCGGACGGCGGTACGCCGCGCGCATCACGCAGATATCGGGCGTAGCCCAACCGGACGGGCGCACGTTTCGAGTGCAGCTGCACCTGATCCACGGCGCGCTGCGACCGGCGCAGACAGCGCACATTCGCATCCCCGTGCGAACCGCGAGCGCGGGCGGCTAGCCGCTTATGTGGTTTACCCGGCTGGCGATCAACCGGCCCATCCTCATCTGGATGGCGGTTGCAGCGATAATGGTACTCGGTATCGAAGCCCGGCTACGGCTGCCGGTTGAGTTGAACCCACGCGTCGATATACCGACCATCACCGTTACAACGGCCTATCCCGGCGCGGGGCCGCCAGAAATCGACAGTCAGGTCAGCAAGCCGATACAGGATGCCGTCTCCACGGTTGCCGGCGTGAAGGACGTGACGACGCGCTCTGAAGCAAACGTCTCGGTGATCAGCATCGACTTTCACCTGGGAACCGATCTGGACTCGGCGCTGGCCAATGTAAGAGCGCGCCTGGATGCAGTGCGAGCCCAGCTTCCGGCCGAGTGTCGCGCGCCGGTAGTGGCCAAGCTGGATATCAACGCTCTGCCGGTTCTGTATCTGGGCTTTACCAGCCGCACGCTCTCACTGCGCCAGTTGTGGAACGCGGCCGATAACGTGGTAAAGCCGAGGCTGGAACGCATTGACGGCGTAGCGGACGTTCAGGTGATGGGCGGCGATCAACAGGAGATTCGCGTCTCGGTTGACCCGGCCCGGTTGGCACAATTTGGATTGACCATAGAGGATGTGGTCAACGCGCTCAAGGCGGCCGGCCACGATATCTCCGGAGGCGGAATCACCTATGGCAGCCGCGAGACAGACGTGCGACTCGCAGGCGCATTCTCGTCGCTGGATGCCATACGCAGCACGCAGATACCCGGTTCGTTTCCACAGTCGGCGGCTGCGGGCGTTCCCGAAGAGGGCATGCCGCCAACGCCGCCGGTTACCGTTGCCGATGTGGCTACCGTAACCGATACGGTTGCGCCACGCACCGAGATCAGCCGTATCAACGGACTGCCGGGCGTAAGCGTGGCGATCTCCAAGTCCCCCGGTTCCAACGCCGTGCAGGTGGTCCACAACGTGGAAGCGGCGCTGAAGGACGCCGGGCCGGCGATGGCCGGCGTGGATCAGGTGGTGCTGCGCGACGACTCGCAGACCGTGCGCGACGCCTTGACGGACGTGAACACCAGCCTCATCCTGGGCGCCGTGCTGGCCATGTTGGTCGTGCTGCTCTTTTTGCACAGCCTGCGCGGAACCGTGATCGTATCCCTGGCGATACCGCTGTGCATTGTGGCCACCTTCCTGGTTATGTGGGCGGTGAGCTTCACGCTGAACCAGATGACGCTGCTGGCGCTGTCGCTCTCTGTAGGAATTCTGCTGGACGACTCGATCGTCATCCTGGAGAGCATCACCCGGCACCTGCGAAATGGCGAAACGCCCCGCGAGGCTGCGTTCAACGGCAGGACGGAGATCGGCTTTGCCGACATCACGACCACATTGGTGGATGTTGTAGTATTTGTGCCCATAGCATTTATGGGTGGCATTGTGGGCGGATTCTTTCGCGAGTTTGGCCTTACGGTGGCGGCCGCCACGCTTTTCTCACTGGCCGTGAGCTTCTCCCTGACGCCAATGCTTGCGTCGCGGTGGTACCGTCAGGGCGAGAAGCTGGAGGCCCGCGCGGGCATCTTTGCGCCGTTGGAGCATCTGTACCAACGGCTGGAGGCCGGCTACCGCAGCGTGATCGTGCTCGCGCTGAGGCGGCGACCGATCGTGATTCTCACCTGTGGCGGCGCCATCGTTCTGGTATTCGCGCTGGCGTACGGGCGCCTGGATACCGAGTTGATCCCCGGCACCGATCAGGGCCAGATTGCGGTCAACATTCAGATGCCGCCCGGCGCCAGTTTGGCGGCTACCGATCAGTGTGCCCGTGCCGTCGAGAATCAACTGTCAAGGATGCCGGAGGTCGCGGCGACGGTCACAAACGTTGGAAGGATTCTCGGCGGCTTCGGGTCGCTGCCGCAGGATGGAGCCGAGTATGCACAGATTGGGCTGCGCCTGCGCCCACGTTTGGGCATCTGGCAGCGGCTGGTGTATCTTGGAAGGCAAACGGGCGCTCGCCTGCGAAGCGATATCGAAGTGGCCAGGAGGGCTCGCATCATAGCGGCCCCGATTGCTACAGCATTTGGAGCGAATATTACCACAGTGCCCATCCGCTCGGAGGAGGGTGCAATCGCGCCGGTAGAGATTCAGATTCGCGGCTCCAGCGTGGCGCAAATCACCGATTTTGCGGCTGCAATTCGCCAAAAGCTGGCGGCGATGCCGGGCGTCCTGGATCCGGCCGTATCGGTGCGCAGCGGGCGGCCCGAAGTGGTAGCGCTCATCGACCGTGAACGCGCGGCGGCGCTGGGTGTAGCTCCCGCGGTCGCCGGCGCCAACCTGCACGACTCGGTGGCCGGAAACACCGACTCCATCTACCGCCAGAACGGCGTTGATGTGCCGATTCGCGTTCAGGTGCACGGCATGCAGGTCAACAACCCGAGAGTGGTGGGCAACGTGAATGTCGGCGTAGACTCGTCAGGCGCACCGATCGCGCTGGCCGATATCGCAACGCTTGAGCTCCGCAGCGCGCCAACCCGGATCGACAGCCTCAACGGACTCCGGCAGGTTACCGTTACGGCCAACCTTGCGGCAACAGCGCATATCGGCGCCATCGAGACACAGGTCAACCGCGCGCTCGCCGGGATGCCCCACGCGGGCATCGACGTCACGTGGGGAGGGGACGCGGAGACGATCAACGAAAACATCGTTCCGTTCATCAGCGCAATCCTGTTGGCCATTGCACTGGTCTATATGGTGATGGCGGCGCTGTTCAACTCACTGGGCACGCCATTTGTGATCATGCTGACGCTGCCGATGGCGCTGGTTGGGGCGGTCGGCGCGTTGGTTCTCACGGGACAGACGCTTTCGCTGGTGGCCGGCATCGGCATCATCATGCTGATTGGCCTTATGGGGCGCAACGCCATATTATTGCTGGATTACACCAACACGCTTCGGGCGCGCGGGATGGCGCGAAACGATGCGATAGTGGCGGCTGGCGCCACCCGCCTGCGACCCATATTGATGACGACCACGGCCACGATAGCGGGCATGCTTCCTGTGGCGCTGCGGATCGGACGAGCATCGGAGGTACGAGCGCCTATGGCCATTGTTGTTATTGGTGGCCTGTTGGTGTCAACACTGCTCACTCTGGTGGTGATACCGGTGCTGTACAGCGTGCTGGAGGATTACCTGCCGCGTTCACGGCGTGATTTGGTGCGCCGGAAGCCTACAGAATAGGCGCTAATCCTGCTGCGGCAAGAAGCGGTCGTACAGCAAGCCCCACCGCAGACCGCGGTCACTCACCTGCAGCGAGTCGCACCCTAGCCAGTTCATTGCCTCGCGCACCATTATCGCGCCGCCGACGATGATGCCGGCCCGCGCCGGGTCCAAACCCTTCAAGGCGCGGCGCTCTTCCAGACGCATGCTGCTGAGCCGCGCGATGGTGGTATCCAGCGCCTCTACGGTGATACGGTGCCCGTGGATCTTGCGCGCCCCACGACTGGCCGGACCATCTATGGCCGCGAGGCTTGTAAGCGTTCCGCCAACGCCAATGAGCGGCACGGGTTCGGAAAGTACAGCGGGCAGTGAGGCCTGCTCCATCGCCTGCGCCGCCGCGGCCGATGCTATCTGAAGCTCCGCCGGCGCCGGGGGGTCGGTTCTGAGGTAGTTGTCCGTGAGCTTGATCGCGCCCATTGGGATGCTGGCGCGCGAGATCGGCTCCTGGCCCCTTCCGCCAGCAACAACCTCGGTGCTTCCGCCGCCAACGTCAATCATTCTAAGGCCGTTGAGTGCTGCCCATGCCGGATCGCGCCGAACGGCGAGAAACGACAGGCGCGCCTCTTCCACTCCCGGAATTGCCGTTACGGTTACACCACATTCCGCGCTCACGGCGGCCAGAAAGCTGCGGCCGTTATGCGCCTCTCGCGCGGCGGCCGTGGCCACGGCGGCAACCTCTTCAACGCCGGCCTGGTCGCATGCCATCCGAAACTGGCAGATGGCTGCCATTGTACGCTCCATGGCTGCCGCATCCAGAACGCCGGTAGCGCCCATTCCGGCGCCTAGACGCGTTACCATTACGCGCTGCTCCAATGGCTCCAGAGCGGTAGGAGTGATGCGGGCGATGAGGAGTTTTACACTGTTGGTGCCAACGTCAAGCGCGGCTACGGTGCGATTCGCCATCAATCAGCTGCCGCTCCGCACCGTTTCTGCGAAGAGGTCACGCAGTTCATGTTCCAGCTCGGCATTTACCAGGGCAATAACGCTGTCGCCGGCGCGCACAACGGTCTCGGGCGACGGAAGTACCGCACGCGTATCGCGAATAACGCACACGATGAGCGCGTCCTTGGGCAGTGCGAGGTCGGCGACCGGGCGATCGGCGACGGGCGACCGGTTGCTGATCTCAATCTCAACGATCTCGATATTACCGCCTTGCAGCGCCGCGAGGGGTATCACCTCTCCGCCACCCACTTCCTGTTCGATCAGGTTGTAGATGATTTTGGTGGAGCTGACGGTGGCGTCGATACCCAGCTCCTTGAAGAGCACTTCATTCCGTGGATCGTTCACGCGTGAGATGGTGCGCGGTACGCGATGCTCCATTTTCGCCATCTGGCAAACGACCAGGTTATCGTCGTCGCTGCCCGTGACGGCTACTACCACATCGGCGCGGGCGAAGCCGGCATCCTGCTGCTGTGCCACTTCACAACCATCACCCTGCATCACGATCTCACCCAACTCTTCCGAGACGGTGCGGTACCGTGGGCGATCCTTTTCCAGCAGCAGCACTTCGTGGTGCGCTGCGGCCAGAGTTTTGGCCAGATAGTAACCGACATTGCCGGCTCCGACAATAATCACATACATGGTCTATTGGGCGTGCGAGGTGTAGTTCTTGACGTAATCGGCGGAGAAATCGCTGGTGAGGCCCCAGTCATCGGTTTCGACGAACTGCTTCAGAAGGCCGCTTGCGATTGTGGTGCTGCAAAGCGTAATGATACCCATCTGGCGGTACCGATCGGCACGGATCGGGTCGTAGATTCGCGCGATCACCTTTCCGATTTTGAACCGGTAGCGGGCGATCTGCGCCGCCATGATGTTGCGGTTATCGCCCTGCGTGACCGCAATAAACACGTCGGCCGCGGGCACGCCGGCCGCGCGCATCACATCTTCATCAATGCCGTTGCCGATAACGCGGCGGCCCTTGTAGCGCGCGCCTAAACGGCGGAATGCATCGCTCTGCTGATCGATGACGGTAACCTCGTGGCCGTCATCAAACAGCATCCGTGCAAGCGTGGATCCCACGCGGCCGCACCCGAGTATCACAACGTTCACGCTACCGGTACCTCCTCAGCCGCCCGCAGCCGCCACTGTTGGGCAGTGTGCTTGAGTGTACTATAACGCCGCGCCTGCGCGCTCAACCCCTGCCAAAACGGCGGTGATTACCGTATCCTTAGTCCGGATGTTCTTCGCAAGCGGCATGCATTCAGGAGGTTGTCATGACGGAACCTGTTCGGGCAAAGGGACTGCTGGGCGCTGCCGGCACGGTGCTGGTTGTTGTGGATATGCAGGCGCCTTTTCTGGCGCCGATCTTCGAGCGGGAGCGTGTGGAGGCCAACGTACAACTGCTGTTGCAGTCGCTGCCGCTGTTTGGCGTGCCGGTCATGGCCACCACTCAGTATCAGGCACGCATGGGCGATACCATTCCGGCGCTGAAGGAACTGCTGCCGCCGGAAACGCCGGTGTTGGACAAACTTGCATTCAGCTGCGCCGGCAATCCGCAGTTTACTGCAACTCTGGCGGCGATGTCTCGGCGCCAGATACTGCTTTGCGGAATCGAAACGCACATCTGCGTCAGCCAGACCGCGCATGACCTGCTGGCCCTCGGCTACGAGGTTCACGTTGCCGGGGACGCCGTCTCCTCACGCGCAAAGCTGAACTGGCGGCTGGGTCTGCAGAAAATGGCGGCATCGGGGGCGGTCATCACTTCGGCAGAAGCGGCCGTATACGAGGTGATGGAACGCGCCGGCACGCCGGAGTTCAAGCGCGTCATACCCTTTGTGAAATAGGTATGGAGGATCACGCCATGCGCCGTGGCGACGCGGGCGACGTGGATGGTGAGCCGGCGCTTTTCGTTGAGGAGCCGGAATCCGACTTCGATGCGAGTGCCTCTGCCGGCGCGCCGCTGGCTGCGCGCATGCGGCCACGCACGCTGGACGAACTGGTCGGCCAGGAGTCGATTGCGGGAGCCGGCAGCCAGTTGCGCCGCGCCATCGAACAGGATCGCGTCTCATCGATCATCCTTTGGGGACCTCCAGGAAGCGGCAAGTCGACCCTGGCCCGGATCGTTGCTCGCCACACGCGAGCCTGGTTTCAGGAGTACAGCGCCGTTACCACCGGCGTGGCCGATGTCCGTCGCGTTATAGCGGCTGCGGCCGAGCGGCGTCGTAAACTGGACCGGCGCACCATCCTCTTCATCGACGAGATCCATCGCTGGAACAAGGCCCAGCAAGATGCGCTGCTGCCGCATGTGGAGAGCGGCGCGATCTCGCTGATCGGCGCCACAACCGAAAATCCCTACTTCGAGATCAACGGCCCGCTTCTTTCACGGGTCCGTCTGTTCCGGCTCCAGCCGCTCACCGAACCCGATCTGCTGGCGCTGCTGAAACGGGCGATGGCCGACAAGGATCGCGGACTCGGCGCGCTTTCGCTCACTGCCAACGAGGATGCGCTCGAACACCTGGCGCGGATCGCCGGCGGCGACGCGCGTCGCGCTTTGACGGCCCTTGAAGCGGCATCGGCCGCTTGCATGACCTTGCCGGAAGCGGAAGGCCGGCTCACGCTGAAACTGGTGGAAGAGGCGGCGCAGCAGCGAGCGGCGCGATACGACCGCACCGGCGATGAGCACTACGACACGATCTCGGCATTTATCAAGAGCATCCGCGGATCGGACCCGGACGCGGCGATCTACTGGCTGGCAAAGATGCTGGATGCCGGCGAGGATATCCGGTTTATTGCGCGCCGGCTGGTGATTTTGGCGTCGGAAGACGTGGGTAATGCCGCTCCATCCGCGCTTACCCTGGCGAATAGCGCCGCGCAGGCCGTGATGTTCGTCGGCTTGCCGGAGGCACAGTTGATTCTCGCTCACGCGACGATCTATCTGGCATGCGCGCCAAAAAGCAATCGTTGCACGCTGGCGCTAAGCGCTGCCCGGGCGGAGATCGAGTCGAACGGCGCCGGTCCGGTACCAACGGCGCTCCGCTCGTCGGGCTCCGACGGGTTGTACCTCTACCCACATGACTTCCCCGGCGCCTGGGTGGCGCAGGAGTACCTGCCGGCTATTGCCGTCGGAAAGCGTTTTTACCATCCGGGATCTGAGGGCGCGGAACTGGAGATTGGGCGAAGGCTGGAACAGCGACGAGGTAAGGCGCATAACCCGGAGAGCTAGGTGGCAGGCGCTAACAGGAGCTCGGATACCATCATATTAGTTCGCTGCCTGGTGGCGCCCGCTTCACCTGCGTTCCGGTATAATCGCTGATTGTTATGCGTTCCAACCGTGGCGCCAGGCCGCGCCCCTCATTGCGTTTTCGCGGTCGGATACCCCTGTGGTACGTCGCTTTGGCGGGGCAATTCGCCAGCGGCATGCCAGTTGCGGCGCTAGCGCGCCCGACCCAGCCGCCGGCGCCGGGCTGGCACATACAGATCCTCTATTTTGGATGCCCTGCCGCAGTCGGTCGGCCAGGTAAGCCCGTATCGATGCTTTGCGTCCTGCAAAACACCGGCTCTGCCAGCCTGCCCGCGGGGAGTCTCAGGGTGCAGTGCTCACCGGCGTTTGGTATGGATTACACCAGCGGAAACACCCGGCCGATGCTCCCCGCTTTACCCGCCGGGCAGGCAGTGGCCTTTCGCTGGACGTTCGACGCCAACACGGACGGCGCTCCCATGGCGGCGTCTGCGATCCTGAAGCCGGCGGCTCTGCCTGACCCGACAGCGATCAACCTGAACGCAGCAGAGGCGCTCAGCACACGCGCGGTGCCGCCGGCGATTGCCGATCCGCCGGTGCTGCCCGCTACCATTGGCCTTGCTGAAGTGCCGATGCTGGCTGCGCAAGGGGCCGGTGA
Encoded proteins:
- a CDS encoding TolC family protein, with the protein product MLVLACAVSAHATQQPTPGAMKISDLVTEALAQAPEPREYRYAFLAGVTRLEPERPTASPSLRADLRGGIQTPSLHFPRPDEAPATVLSSDASSFSLTYRQPVYRAGLRPAAARYRADEMVLQLEYRQALLDFAWSVRSACIGRLEADDALAVAEDSLEGAKRYEKLVHGQIAAGAARPIDAQTAAAQTAEARSALESARSAALLARLNLNRLLGRPISSASRILPPQPVGAPPSEPDDAIKMGESSSTELAILNCEITAARAGESLAHLQAAPALDFEARVVEQAPTALAPENYAAAFLELSAPLLGGSAARSDAKAAREEAGRLAAARDAALAGVAVDITSAWRRYVEAWAQQDLAKRRQSAADAELKLDEAAYAIGRSSAVDVESARREARRAAMQTVQARWQVVRANWDLAYHEGAASAAIDRLAPADAPGR
- a CDS encoding efflux RND transporter periplasmic adaptor subunit; the protein is MKRSSTVALISALAVALSGAACQRRDAATQPPASPASSHPLRLQESPTLPTQPMPSLEAGAVTLVGIVQPQRQAQISLPAPARVVQVLVSAGDSVRQGSLLAQIDSSAALAQLNSARAAADSARAAWRKAAAGAAAENNRAVRAVQQANDAAAEAALGQRKAALAANAALLDQQQETAAAREGLAKANVAVTAAHHEVNQLQQLAGLGGVSRNDLEAAQAKLQAALANRAAARIAVARAMAGAPRVPGGYPAAIAQTALALARRQTATARQAVQQAEAQRASASETGAADVSAAAAQMRQADAGVQAAEAQLNQTDLRSPIAGVVTVVAVHAGETPQPGTPIISVESPSGADLLALVPARQMSLLHTGMSAVVQVETEPGRRYAARITQISGVAQPDGRTFRVQLHLIHGALRPAQTAHIRIPVRTASAGG
- a CDS encoding efflux RND transporter permease subunit, which gives rise to MWFTRLAINRPILIWMAVAAIMVLGIEARLRLPVELNPRVDIPTITVTTAYPGAGPPEIDSQVSKPIQDAVSTVAGVKDVTTRSEANVSVISIDFHLGTDLDSALANVRARLDAVRAQLPAECRAPVVAKLDINALPVLYLGFTSRTLSLRQLWNAADNVVKPRLERIDGVADVQVMGGDQQEIRVSVDPARLAQFGLTIEDVVNALKAAGHDISGGGITYGSRETDVRLAGAFSSLDAIRSTQIPGSFPQSAAAGVPEEGMPPTPPVTVADVATVTDTVAPRTEISRINGLPGVSVAISKSPGSNAVQVVHNVEAALKDAGPAMAGVDQVVLRDDSQTVRDALTDVNTSLILGAVLAMLVVLLFLHSLRGTVIVSLAIPLCIVATFLVMWAVSFTLNQMTLLALSLSVGILLDDSIVILESITRHLRNGETPREAAFNGRTEIGFADITTTLVDVVVFVPIAFMGGIVGGFFREFGLTVAAATLFSLAVSFSLTPMLASRWYRQGEKLEARAGIFAPLEHLYQRLEAGYRSVIVLALRRRPIVILTCGGAIVLVFALAYGRLDTELIPGTDQGQIAVNIQMPPGASLAATDQCARAVENQLSRMPEVAATVTNVGRILGGFGSLPQDGAEYAQIGLRLRPRLGIWQRLVYLGRQTGARLRSDIEVARRARIIAAPIATAFGANITTVPIRSEEGAIAPVEIQIRGSSVAQITDFAAAIRQKLAAMPGVLDPAVSVRSGRPEVVALIDRERAAALGVAPAVAGANLHDSVAGNTDSIYRQNGVDVPIRVQVHGMQVNNPRVVGNVNVGVDSSGAPIALADIATLELRSAPTRIDSLNGLRQVTVTANLAATAHIGAIETQVNRALAGMPHAGIDVTWGGDAETINENIVPFISAILLAIALVYMVMAALFNSLGTPFVIMLTLPMALVGAVGALVLTGQTLSLVAGIGIIMLIGLMGRNAILLLDYTNTLRARGMARNDAIVAAGATRLRPILMTTTATIAGMLPVALRIGRASEVRAPMAIVVIGGLLVSTLLTLVVIPVLYSVLEDYLPRSRRDLVRRKPTE
- a CDS encoding Ppx/GppA family phosphatase, yielding MANRTVAALDVGTNSVKLLIARITPTALEPLEQRVMVTRLGAGMGATGVLDAAAMERTMAAICQFRMACDQAGVEEVAAVATAAAREAHNGRSFLAAVSAECGVTVTAIPGVEEARLSFLAVRRDPAWAALNGLRMIDVGGGSTEVVAGGRGQEPISRASIPMGAIKLTDNYLRTDPPAPAELQIASAAAAQAMEQASLPAVLSEPVPLIGVGGTLTSLAAIDGPASRGARKIHGHRITVEALDTTIARLSSMRLEERRALKGLDPARAGIIVGGAIMVREAMNWLGCDSLQVSDRGLRWGLLYDRFLPQQD
- a CDS encoding NAD-binding protein; translation: MYVIIVGAGNVGYYLAKTLAAAHHEVLLLEKDRPRYRTVSEELGEIVMQGDGCEVAQQQDAGFARADVVVAVTGSDDDNLVVCQMAKMEHRVPRTISRVNDPRNEVLFKELGIDATVSSTKIIYNLIEQEVGGGEVIPLAALQGGNIEIVEIEISNRSPVADRPVADLALPKDALIVCVIRDTRAVLPSPETVVRAGDSVIALVNAELEHELRDLFAETVRSGS
- a CDS encoding NAD-binding protein, with product MNVVILGCGRVGSTLARMLFDDGHEVTVIDQQSDAFRRLGARYKGRRVIGNGIDEDVMRAAGVPAADVFIAVTQGDNRNIMAAQIARYRFKIGKVIARIYDPIRADRYRQMGIITLCSTTIASGLLKQFVETDDWGLTSDFSADYVKNYTSHAQ
- a CDS encoding isochorismatase family protein — encoded protein: MTEPVRAKGLLGAAGTVLVVVDMQAPFLAPIFERERVEANVQLLLQSLPLFGVPVMATTQYQARMGDTIPALKELLPPETPVLDKLAFSCAGNPQFTATLAAMSRRQILLCGIETHICVSQTAHDLLALGYEVHVAGDAVSSRAKLNWRLGLQKMAASGAVITSAEAAVYEVMERAGTPEFKRVIPFVK
- a CDS encoding replication-associated recombination protein A → MRRGDAGDVDGEPALFVEEPESDFDASASAGAPLAARMRPRTLDELVGQESIAGAGSQLRRAIEQDRVSSIILWGPPGSGKSTLARIVARHTRAWFQEYSAVTTGVADVRRVIAAAAERRRKLDRRTILFIDEIHRWNKAQQDALLPHVESGAISLIGATTENPYFEINGPLLSRVRLFRLQPLTEPDLLALLKRAMADKDRGLGALSLTANEDALEHLARIAGGDARRALTALEAASAACMTLPEAEGRLTLKLVEEAAQQRAARYDRTGDEHYDTISAFIKSIRGSDPDAAIYWLAKMLDAGEDIRFIARRLVILASEDVGNAAPSALTLANSAAQAVMFVGLPEAQLILAHATIYLACAPKSNRCTLALSAARAEIESNGAGPVPTALRSSGSDGLYLYPHDFPGAWVAQEYLPAIAVGKRFYHPGSEGAELEIGRRLEQRRGKAHNPES